In one window of Cololabis saira isolate AMF1-May2022 chromosome 23, fColSai1.1, whole genome shotgun sequence DNA:
- the c23h11orf98 gene encoding uncharacterized protein C11orf98 homolog: MSPPGGKINRPKTELGRNLFKRRRVQGREKRKKHLIVGAVVDEGLITVHHLKKRKSSQRANITLSGKKKRKLLKQLQRMQTEKSSMEVSAPQKKKQTPPPPPPAAAPAQKKKKSGTGCHGDVEMVDVA; encoded by the exons ATGTCGCCTCCGGGAGGAAAGATAAACAGACCCAAAACg GAACTGGGCAGGAACCTGTTCAAGAGGAGGAGAGTTCAGGGCCGAGAGAAGAGGAAGAAACACCTGATCGTTGGAGCCGTCGTGGATGAAGGACTGATTACTGTCCATCACCTGAAGAAGAGGAA gTCCAGCCAGAGAGCAAACATCACTCTGTcggggaagaagaagaggaaactgCTGAAGCAGCTGCAGAGGATGCAGACGGAGAAGAGCAGCATGGAGG TGTCGgcaccacagaagaagaagcagactcctcctcctcctcctccagcagcagctccagcccagaagaagaagaagagcggAACTGGTTGCCACGGCGATGTGGAGATGGTGGACGTGGCCTGA
- the LOC133424464 gene encoding uncharacterized protein LOC133424464: protein MRLQMLMVVLLAAATGAVDVSWLTKVSKTVIDKLQIKRQTCVAANVPQKEDQASLMELLSNDFVEKALKHIKKKTIYGVDDIVVSLARAVHAEVRVMTKIEDSLKDEKKDGDFLFIYSFYSPCKKCTTKGGLNNIVDSLEKHAKDWGEAVFVFSNVYEKPNNGEPFTREVLVQALKSLGDSMGGLKNVYRCYQQQQTFGCHVCSSVNGPAEVCLDQNYVGRSQSLDHGDAGKKKSGSGRSKSAGRA, encoded by the exons ATGCGTCTCCAGATGCTAATGGTCGTCCTGCTAGCAGCTGCAACCGGCGCCGTCGACGTCAGCTGGTTGACCAAGGTTTCCAAAACCGTGATTGACAA GTTGCAAATCAAAAGACAGACGTGTGTAGCTGCCAACGTTCCACAGAAAGAGGACCAGGCAAGCCTTATGGAGCTCTTGAGCAACGACTTTGTAGAGAAGGCTTTAAAACATATCAAGAAAAAAACTATCTACGGAGTGGATGATATTGTTGTATCTTTAGCACGTGCAGTTCATGCAGAAGTTCGTGTTATGACAAAAATAGAAGATTCACTGAAAGATGAGAAGAAAGACGGAGACTTCCTGTTCATCTATTCGTTCTACTCCCCCTGCAAGAAATGTACTACCAAGGGTGGACTAAATAACATTGTTGATTCTCTAGAAAAACACGCTAAAGACTGGGGTGAGGCTGTCTTTGTGTTTAGCAACGTCTATGAGAAGCCCAACAATGGTGAACCGTTCACCAGAGAAGTTTTGGTACAGGCTCTTAAATCTCTTGGAGACTCCATGGGGGGTCTGAAGAACGTTTACCGCTGCTACCAGCAGCAGCAAACGTTCGGATGCCACGTCTGCTCCTCGGTGAACGGACCTGCAGAGGTTTGTCTGGACCAGAACTACGTGGGCCGGAGCCAGAGCCTGGACCACGGAGATGCTGGGAAAAAGAAGAGTGGCAGTGGGAGGAGCAAGAGCGCTGGGAGGGCCTAG